The sequence CGTTCTTGCTGCCCGCGTCAATCATTTCCTGCAGCTTCGTCTTCCTGGCGCCTACGATGGCAATCTCCGCCAGAGAACAAGCCCCATTGGCCAGTACCAGCAAAATGATGATCAATAATTCGCCCCATATGTGGCCGTCATCCATACTTGTGATTTCCTCCTGAATAGATAAAAATAAATTATTTTTTCTTTATTATATCATGATTTTTAGTAAATCCCATGCAGCAGAGGGAAAAGTGCGATGAAATGCAAGTTTTTGACAGCAAGCCGCGGGAGGAGATTGAGGGATTAGGAAATATGAGTGAGGTTAGTTGAGGAAATGGCAAATGAAGAGATGGGAAAGAGTGGATTTAAAACCATACAACCGAACTGCGTTCGAGGAACTACTGTATTCCCGGTCTCCGACCGGACCTTGGTATGATTCAACAAGAAAGACAGAATAATATCATAAATATATTAGGAGGTCATTCTTATGCCATGTAAAACCAAAGCGTCCCCGGAGGAAATGTTAGACCAGATTGCTTCATATCTCTATCAGGGTGTTACGATTACCCAGGCAGCTGAAAATCTTCATATGAGCCGCATAACATTCAGGAAATGGGTCCTCCGGTATAAAGAGGAGGGCTTTAAGGGATTGCGGCCCAGGCAGCATTTGTCTTACTACTCCAATCAGATGAAGATCCAGGCCGTAAAGGAATATCTTAAAGGCGGTGTTTCCATGCTTTCCGTCTGTGCCAAATACAGAATTTCCGGCACACTCTCCCTTAAAACATGGATTGAGGCGTATAATGAGCATAAGTTGACAGACCTCGTTTCTGAAGGAGGAGATCTTATGGGCAAACGCCAGCAATCGGTCAAGGAAGAGCGAGTCAGAATCGTTCAGGAGTGCATCGCCAGTGGATGCGATTATAACAAGATAGCCAAGAAGTACAACATGTCCTACCAAACGCTCTACACATGGGTAAAAAAGTTCAAGGAAATGGGCGAAGTTGGTCTTGAGGATTACAGAGGAAAGCCGATCAGGCTCCAAACGCCCCGGACCGAAGAAGAACAGCTGCGTCAGGAGAATGCCAGACTTCTTGAAGAACAGAAGGATCTTATAGCAGAGATTGCCCTGCTAAAAAAAAAAGATGGAGATAGAGGAAAGGTTGCGTTCCTCGAAGGATTCAGCCTTACTCACCTTCTCAGAGATTTTAAAGCCATAAAAGAAGTCCATGAAGAAACCAACATCTCCATAGAAAGTCTCTGCCGACTCTCAAAGGTCTCCCGGGCAGCTTATTACGGATGGCTGAATCATATTAAGAGCGGCCGTGAACTGCTGAGAGAAAAGGTCGCACAGGAGGTCATGAAAACCCATCAGGAATATCCGGATATGGGATACCGCCGGATTAACGATTGGATCAAGAAGGATGACAACATCAATATAAATGTAAGCGACAGTCTGGTTCTTCGTATCATGCGGATACTTAATATTAAGTCCGTGATCAAGTACAAGACCGATGGTTGCACTCGTAACGCAAAGGATCCAAAGTACATTTTTGAAAACCTGCTGAACCGTGACTTTGATGCCGGCGTGTCCAATGCAAGATGGATGACGGATGTCACTGAATTCAAGTACACAACTGCTGATGGAGTTTTGCACAAGTTATATTTAAGCGCGATTATTGACGGCCATGATCGCCGGATTGTCTCTTATGTCATCGGCGACAGGAACAATACTGCACTGGCTTTTGAGACAATGGAAAAGGCACTTAAAGAGAATCCTGGAGAACATCCAATGATTCATACCGACCGCGGATTCCAGTATACAAGCAACGGATTCCATAAGATTGTTGAAAAAGCAGGACTGGTTCACAGCATGTCCCGTGTAGGCTGCTGTGCAGACAACGGTCTGATGGAAGGGTTCTGGGGAATGCTGAAGCGCGAACGTTACTACACACGTAAATTCACCAGCCGTAAAGCAGTGGTAAGCATGATCAACGGCTACATCTACTTCTACAACAACAAACGCATTCAGCGCAAATTACATCTTTTAGCTCCAATGGAAGTATTCAACGCAGCTCCAATGGCTGCATGATTAAGATTAAAGTACGATTAGATTTTTTATGATATTTATTTGTCTGTATTAACAAATCCGCACCACCTTCTCCTTCGGAGCAAGGTTAACACCCTTAAACCAGCCTTCGGCTGAAGAAAAACCGCACAACCTCGCTTCGCTCGAGGTAATCAACCCTATCCACCGCAAAGCGGTCCCCCTTCCCCGTCTGGGAAGGCAAGTGTTAGCGGCGCTCGTGGTAACCTCCTCCTCTCCCCACGCAAAAAGGACCGCTAAGTTCGTGCGGTCCTTTTTTATTTCCTTACTTTGTATCTTTTGCTGTATCAGCATTGTTGTCCGCTTTGGAGTCTTTGCCTGTGATGCGGTCGAGGAGTTTGCTGCCTGCGGATTTGTCGTCCTTAGCTTTGGCGTCAGCTGCTTTCTTGGCTTCTTCGGCTTTCTTCTTGGCCTCGGCGTCAGCGGCTGCTTTGGCTGCGCGCTGCTGTTCGATCTGCTGGCGGATCGATTCCGGGATGTAGAAGTTCTTGACGGAGTAGCCGGAGAGGGCTGCTTTCATGTAGTCTCTCCAGATGGCTGCCGGGATGGTGCCGCCGGTGTAGCCTGCGTTGCTGGAGGTATCGTCGCCGATCCAGACGGCTGTGACGAGCTGCGGGGTGTAGCCGACGAACCATGCGTCGTGTTCACCGTCGGTGGTGCCTGTCTTGCCTGCTGCCGGGCGGCCGATGTATGCGTTTCCGCCTGTGCCTCTGGAAATGACTTCCTGGAGGATGCTGGTCAGTTTGTAGACTGCGTTTTCATTGATGACCTGTGTGGATTCTGGTGTGCCGGTGTGGTCTTCGAGGACGCTGCCGTTTCTGTCGACGACTTTGAGAACGGCGATCGGTTTGATGAGTTTGCCGTCGTTGGCGAAGACGGAGTATGCTTCTGCCATGTCGTAGACGGAGACGCCGTTGGTGAGGCCGCCGATGGCAGCTGCGAGGTTGTCATCGTTCTGCTTGCCGCTCATGACGAGGGTGGAAATGCCTGCGTCCTGCGCGGTTTTCAGGATCTTGGACATGCCTACGCGGTTAGCGAGGTCGATGGTCGGAATGTTCATGGAGTCGATCAGGGCCTGTTCGAGGGTGACTTTGCCGCCGCTTTCGCCTTCATAGTTCTTCGGTGTCCAGCCGCCTGCATAGGTCTTCTTTTCATTGCTCAGAAGATCGGACGGTTCAAACTTGTTTTCGAAGGCGGTGACATAGACGAATGGCTTGAATGCGGAGCCAGGCTGACGGACCATCTGGACAGCGCGGTTGAAGTGGTCTTCGCCGCGGCCGCCGACCATGGCTTTGATCTGGCCTGTGCCGACTTCGATGGACATGAGAGCGCCCTGCGGCTGTGTCAGTCCCTTGGAGTCCTTGGAACCTGCCGGGAGGTCGTTCTTCAGTGCATTTTCAGCGTCTTTCTGCATATCCAGGTCGAGTGTGGTGTAAATCTGGAGTCCTTCTTTGTAAATGGTATCAGAGCCATACTTGTCGCTGATGGTCTGAATGATGTAGCTGACGAAGTAGGAAGCTGTGTTTTCTGTCGTCTTGGCAGACTGCGGTTTGGCAAGGTGCAGGTCGGCCTTCTTGGCAGCCGCAGCATCGGCTTCGGAAATGTAGCCGTACTTAGCCATCTGATCGAGGACGATAGCCTGACGGTATTTCGCTGCTTCTACGCTTCTGAATGGCGAGTAGTAATTCGGGCTGTTCGGAAGTCCTGCCAGCAGAGCGCACTGCGCGAGTGACAGATCCTTCACGTCCTTGCCGAAGTAGACGCGGGATGCGGTCTGGATGCCGTAGCAGCCCTGGCCGAAGTAGATCTGGTTCATGTACATTTCAAGAATCTGCTGCTTGGTGTACTTGCTTTCGATTTCAAAAGCAAGAACGACTTCAAGGAGCTTTCTTCTGAGGGTCTGTTCCTGTGTCAGGAAGGCATTTCTTGCGAGCTGCTGGGTAATGGTAGAACCGCCCTGTCCCGTCGCATTGCCGGAAACCAGGTTCGCCCAGACGGCACGGAGAATACCGCGCGGATCCACGCCATGGTGTTCATAGAAACGGACATCTTCCGCTGCCACGAATGCATTCTGCAAATTCTTCGGCACTTCGCTGATCGGTACGGGGATACGGTTTTCCTCCGCATGCACCGTCGTAATCAGGCGGCCCTTCGTATCATAAATACGCGAAGATGCATTCGGCGTAATATTAGCCGTCACATCCGGAAGCTTTCCAGAAACGGACACAAAAAATCCCGCAGCAGCGCCTGCCCCTGCGATAAAGAAAATCACGACAAGAAATATGATAATCTTCTTGAACATGGAAGATTTTTTCTTGGGCCGTTCTCGGCGAATGTCAGAGTTCTTCATAAACTAAACGCGCACTCCTATGCAAATGGTGATAGCCCCGTCAAAACGGATAGCTGACTTTTGATAAAAAAACAATAATCATTTATATTATATCACAATCCCACAATCAGGAGAAAATCAGAGGAAATGAGAGAATGAGAGAGGGGGATATTTATGAAAATGGAGTGGATGTGGGGAAAATATTGACAAGAAAACCAAACAACCAGCCTAAAGGCGGAAGGAAATAAACTTCATCCGTCGGTTTCGCCGCCACCTTCCTCTACGAGGCAAGGTCAAACTCCCTTAAACCAAGCTCCGCTTGAAAAACACAATAAAACCTCGCTGCGCTCGATAACTTCATCTCATCCCCCGGCTCCGCCGGGACCTTCTCCTTCGGAGCAAGGTTAACTCCCTTAAACCAGCCTTCGGCTGAAAAAACATGCCAACCAAGGCTGACGCCTTGAGGAAATACAACTCATCCGAGAAATTTTAAAAAGCAAAAATTTCCCACCTTTGGTATGATTCAACAAGAAAGACAAAATAATATCATAAATATATTAGGAGGTCATTCTTATGCCATGTAAAACCAAAGCGTCCCCGGAGGAAATGTTAGACCAGATTGCTTCATATCTCTATCAGGGTGTTACGATTACCCAGGCAGCTGAAAATCTTCATATGAGCCGCATAACATTCAGGAAATGGGTCCTCCGGTATAAAGAGGAGGGCTTTAAGGGATTGCGGCCCAGGCAGCATTTGTCTTACTACTCCAATCAGATGAAGATCCAGGCCGTAAAGGAATATCTTAAAGGCGGTGTTTCCATGCTTTCCGTCTGTGCCAAATACAGAATTTCCGGCACACTCTCCCTTAAAACATGGATTGAGGCGTATAATGAGCATAAGTTGACAGACCTCGTTTCTGAAGGAGGAGATCTTATGGGCAAACGCCAGCAATCGGTCAAGGAAGAGCGAGTCAGAATCGTTCAGGAGTGCATCGCCAGTGGATGCGATTATAACAAGATAGCCAAGAAGTACAACATGTCCTACCAAACGCTCTACACATGGGTAAAAAAGTTCAAGGAAATGGGCGAAGTTGGTCTTGAGGATTACAGAGGAAAGCCGATCAGGCTCCAAACGCCCCGGACCGAAGAAGAACAGCTGCGTCAGGAGAATGCCAGACTTCTTGAAGAACAGAAGGATCTTATAGCAGAGATTGCCCTGCTAAAAAAAAAGATGGAGATAGAGGAAAGGTTGCGTTCCTCGAAGGATTCAGCCTTACTCACCTTCTCAGAGATTTTAAAGCCATAAAAGAAGTCCATGAAGAAACCAACATCTCCATAGAAAGTCTCTGCCGACTCTCAAAGGTCTCCCGGGCAGCTTATTACGGATGGCTGAATCATATTAAGAGCGGCCGTGAACTGCTGAGAGAAAAGGTCGCACAGGAGGTCATGAAAACCCATCAGGAATATCCGGATATGGGATACCGCCGGATTAACGATTGGATCAAGAAGGATGACAACATCAATATAAATGTAAGCGACAGTCTGGTTCTTCGTATCATGCGGATACTTAATATTAAGTCCGTGATCAAGTACAAGACCGATGGTTGCACTCGTAACGCAAAGGATCCAAAGTACATTTTTGAAAACCTGCTGAACCGTGACTTTGATGCCGGCGTGTCCAATGCAAGATGGATGACGGATGTCACTGAATTCAAGTACACAACTGCTGATGGAGTTTTGCACAAGTTATATTTAAGCGCGATTATTGACGGCCATGATCGCCGGATTGTCTCTTATGTCATCGGCGACAGGAACAATACTGCACTGGCTTTTGAGACAATGGAAAAGGCACTTAAAGAGAATCCTGGAGAACATCCAATGATTCATACCGACCGCGGATTCCAGTATACAAGCAACGGATTCCATAAGATTGTTGAAAAAGCAGGACTGGTTCACAGCATGTCCCGTGTAGGCTGCTGTGCAGACAACGGTCTGATGGAAGGGTTCTGGGGAATGCTGAAGCGCGAACGTTACTACACACGTAAATTCACCAGCCGTAAAGCAGTGGTAAGCATGATCAACGGCTACATCTACTTCTACAACAACAAACGCATTCAGCGCAAATTACATCTTTTAGCTCCAATGGAAGTATTCAACGCAGCTCCAATGGCTGCATGATTAAGATTAAAGTACGATTAGATTTTTTATGATATTTATTTGTCTGTATTAACAAATCCGCACCACGCGTCGATAAGGTTTCACGAGCGTAGCGAGGTCTTATGGTGTTCCCATTCGCGCTCCGTCGCGGTTGTGAAGGTTTGATAAGAAAGCGCTTTCTTTCCCATCTTTTCTAAACTGAAAGCGTACTTTGGCACTTATTTTCCCCCCACTACAAAACCCCCGAAGCTTGGCTTCGGGGGTTTCCTTATTCTTATTCTAATTCTTAGAATACGTCTTTGAGGACGATGGTCTGTTCGCGGCTTGGGCCTACGGATACGATGCCGATCGGTACTCCGATGAGTTTGGAGATGCCTTCGAGGTATTCGCGGCAGAGGGCCGGGAGCTGGTTGTAGTCGCGGATGTCGCTGATCTTTTCTTTCCAGCCTTTGAATGCCTTGTAGACCGGGGTGATCTTGCCCAGGAATTTCAGGTCGGCCGGGTATTCTTCGATTTCTTTGCCTTCGTATTCATAGCCTGTGCAGACTTTGATTTCTTCCATGCCGTCGAGGATGTCGAGGCGGGTGATAGCGAGGTAGTCGAAGGAGTTCAGGGCTGCTGCGTAGCGGACGGCGCGGGTGTCGAGCCAGCCGATGCGGCGCGGGCGGCCTGTGACGGTGCCGAATTCGTGAGCGGTGTTTCTCAGGTATTCGCCGATTTCGTCATGGAGTTCTGTCGGGAACGGGCCTTCGCCTACGCGGGTGCTGTATGCTTTGACGACGCCGAAGATGTTCTGCATCATGTGCGGTCCGATGCCTGCGCCGATGCATGCGCCGCCGGCGGTCGGATGGGAAGAGGTAACGTACGGGTAGGTGCCGTTGTCGCAGTCGAGCATGGATGCCTGAGCGCCTTCGAAGAGGACGTTCTTGCCTTCTTTGACGAGCTGCTGGACGGTGTAGTTGGTGTCTTTGACGTACGGACGGAGTTTTTCAGCGTATCCGAGGTAGTCATTGAGCATGGTTTCGTAGTCGAAGCCTTCCATGCCGTACAATTTTTCGAGGAGCAGGTTTTTCTGTTCTACGTTGTATTTCAGTTTTTCAGCAAAAGTTTCCTTGTCCATGAGGTCGCAGATGCGGATGCCGATACGGTTGATCTTGTCTGCGTAGCACGGTCCGATGCCGTTCTTTGTTGTGCCGATCTTGCGGCTGCCCTTGCGGGATTCTTCGGCTTCATCGAGACGGATGTGGTATGGGAATACGACCTGTGCTCTTGTGGAGATCTGCAGGTGTTTTGCGTCGATGCCCTGTTTTTCAAGGTTTTCCATTTCTTCGAGAAGACTCTTTGGATCGACGACGACGCCTGTGCCGACGATGCAGATCGTTCCCGGGTACATGATGCCGCTTGGCATCAGGCGCAGCGGATATGCTTTGCCTCCCGTTACGACTGTATGGCCTGCGTTGTTTCCTCCCTGAGAACGTACTACGACGTCTGCCTTCGCGGCGAGATAATCAACGATCTTGCCTTTGCCTTCATCGCCCCACTGGGCGCCGATTACCATTGCTGTTGCCATGTGTCCTTCTTCCTTCCTGTTGAGGAATGCCCGCGGTTTCCTTACATGCGAAACTGCGGAGTCAAAAAATATTAGTCTTTCAAGACTCCATACAAAATTATTATAGCATAAACCCGCCCGGCGGGCGTGATTTCCTTTGAATCAAAAACAGCCGTGTGTCCACTAAACATAGGAAAGGAGCTGCGACAATAGCATTTTTACGCTTGTCGCAGCTCCCCTTTTGTGGGGATTTCCGGTCAGTCTCAGTTGTCTCTCAAAGCGCGTTTCAGGATCTTGCCTGTCGCATTCTTCGGGAGGGCATCCAGAGGGATGAAGCGGCGCGGGATCTTGTAGCTGGCGATGTTCTTGGACATGTGCCTTCTGATCTTCATTTCATCGAACTCATAGCCGTCCTTCATGACGACGTATGCCCACACGGCCTGGCCGCGGAGCGGGTCCGGATGACCGACGACGGCGCATTCGCCGACGCCTTCCACTTCGTAGATGCAGTCTTCGACTTCACCGGGGTAAATGTTTTCCCCGTTCATTATGATCAAATCTTTGATACGATCGACGATATAGATGTACTGGTCGTCATCCATGTACGCCAGATCGCCCGTATGGAGCCAGCCGTCCTCGGTGAGGACTTTCTTGGTCTCCTCAGGTTTGTTCCAGTAGCCTTTCATGACGTTGCTGCCGCGGACCATGAGCTCGCCCACGGTGCCCGGCACGTACGGGCCGCCGGATTCTGTCCTGACATAGGCTTCGACGCCCGGAAGGACGGGGCCGCTTGTCAGGTACTTCGGTTTTCCGGCCGGCAGCATGCAGACGACCGGAGATGCTTCGGTCAGGCCGTAGCCTTCCTGGACCGGATGGTGGTAGCGGTTGTGGAATACCTGGGATACAGGCTGCGGAATCGATGCGCCTCCGGAAATGAAGGTATGCACGGATTTCATGACTTCCGGTTCGCCGCGGCGGGCCAAAAGGTTGTACATCGGCGGTACCATGATGGCAATCGTCACGGAATGTTCCACGATCGTATTCGTGATTTCAGACGGGCTCTTCGAGCGCAGGATGACGATGGTCGCGTGCGCGTAGAGGCCGGCATTGACGACAGTCGTGAGGCCATAGCAGTGGAACATCGGAAGGACGCAGAGGACTTTGTCTTCCGGTGTGAAAGGAATGCGCTGCAGGTACTGCTCCACATTCGACACGAGGTTCTTGTGCGTCAGCATAGCGCCCTTCGGGCTTCCTGTCGTGCCGGACGTATAGACCAGCGCGCAGACGTCGTCTTCGGAAATATCTTCCGGGAAATCCGGAGCAGCCGGCGCAATTTCCTTCTTCGTCTTGTAGTCCAGGTCATGGATGCCGATGGACGGGCAGGAAACTTCCAGCGCAGTGTCTGTGATGAGCAGCATGGATCCGGAGTCGCGGAGGATGAAATCCACCTCGCGGTCGACGAGCGAATTGTTGATCGGGATGATAATAGCGCCAAGGCTGACCACTGCCATGAATACGTAGACGAATTCTGCGCGGTTGGCGGTGTAAAGGCCTACACGTTCCCCTTGGCGGACCCCCATTTCATACAGCGTATTTCTGTAGCGGGCGACTGTTTTTTCCAGCTCGCCATAGGTGACGACGGCTTCGCCCTCGAACACCAGGTGCGCCGGATCGGCACCCTTTATAATCTCATGTAAAAACATCATTCACCTCTCGGGAAAAATAGAATAACGTGGTTATTTTAACAAAAATCGCGTTTTGTTTCAAATTCCATACGGATTCCGTCACTTTGTATCTCTATTTTCTATCATCCTATGAAATTTCTTATCCAATTCTTATGGTATAATTAGAAAGTATCATAAAATTTTTATAAAGGAGGCACTTTCCATGATGAGAAGTACCGAAATGTCCATGGATGACCAGATCCGCAGCATCCATCATAAATACCAGATTCCTGAAGACGAAGCGAAGGAAATCCTTTCCAGAGGCTTCCGCTTCAACGACGTCGATAAAGCCGCCCTCCTCTCCTGCCTCTCTGGCAAGACAGCCGGCGAAATCCTCGACATGAGAAAAGACGACCCATGGGGCCGCATCGAGAAGAAACTCGGCCTGACTCCGGAGATCTACAGCAAGCGCTACATCGCCCACAGAGCCGACCGTCTCCACCGCTTCTACGGCATGGATGCCAAGAGAGCAGAGACACTCCTTTCCGAAGGCTATCCGAACCACTGGCTCCGCCTCGCCTACCTCATCGAACAGCACACAGGCAGCCTGATGGAAAACATCGTCAAAGCACGCAGCAAGTCCATGAAATGGGCTCCCTACGTCCAGCAGGAATTCGGCATCAGCGAAGAAGAATTCAAATCCTGGATCGCTGAAACGAGAAATCCTTCACTGAAGAAGAGATAATATAAGGAAAGAAAAGAATAGGAAATGCAAAAATGGAGCTCAGGGTGAGCTCCATTTTTTGTGTGGAAATGCTTTCCCAAAACCAGACAACCTCGCTAACGCTCGAGGAAAGTTCAAGACAACCTTACTTATAAAAACCAAAAGGTATAATCAACCCTATCCACCGGCAACATTAGAAAATTCACTAATTAAAAACCATACAACCAGACTAAAGTCTGCCCGAACTGCATCTCATCCACCACAAAAGTGGTCCCCCTTGGTATGATTCAACAAGAAAGACAGAATAATATCATAAATATATTAGGAGGTCATTCTTATGCCATGTAAAACCAAAGCGTCCCCGGAGGAAATGTTAGACCAGATTGCTTCATATCTCTATCAGGGTGTTACGATTACCCAGGCAGCTGAAAATCTTCATATGAGCCGCATAACATTCAGGAAATGGGTCCTCCGGTATAAAGAGGAGGGCTTTAAGGGATTGCGGCCCAGGCAGCATTTGTCTTACTACTCCAATCAGATGAAGATCCAGGCCGTAAAGGAATATCTTAAAGGCGGTGTTTCCATGCTTTCCGTCTGTGCCAAATACAGAATTTCCGGCACACTCTCCCTTAAAACATGGATTGAGGCGTATAATGAGCATAAGTTGACAGACCTCGTTTCTGAAGGAGGAGATCTTATGGGCAAACGCCAGCAATCGGTCAAGGAAGAGCGAGTCAGAATCGTTCAGGAGTGCATCGCCAGTGGATGCGATTATAACAAGATAGCCAAGAAGTACAACATGTCCTACCAAACGCTCTACACATGGGTAAAAAAGTTCAAGGAAATGGGCGAAGTTGGTCTTGAGGATTACAGAGGAAAGCCGATCAGGCTCCAAACGCCCCGGACCGAAGAAGAACAGCTGCGTCAGGAGAATGCCAGACTTCTTGAAGAACAGAAGGATCTTATAGCAGAGATTGCCCTGCTAAAAAAAAAGATGGAGATAGAGGAAAGGTTGCGTTCCTCGAAGGATTCAGCCTTACTCACCTTCTCAGAGATTTTAAAGCCATAAAAGAAGTCCATGAAGAAACCAACATCTCCATAGAAAGTCTCTGCCGACTCTCAAAGGTCTCCCGGGCAGCTTATTACGGATGGCTGAATCATATTAAGAGCGGCCGTGAACTGCTGAGAGAAAAGGTCGCACAGGAGGTCATGAAAACCCATCAGGAATATCCGGATATGGGATACCGCCGGATTAACGATTGGATCAAGAAGGATGACAACATCAATATAAATGTAAGCGACAGTCTGGTTCTTCGTATCATGCGGATACTTAATATTAAGTCCGTGATCAAGTACAAGACCGATGGTTGCACTCGTAACGCAAAGGATCCAAAGTACATTTTTGAAAACCTGCTGAACCGTGACTTTGATGCCGGCGTGTCCAATGCAAGATGGATGACGGATGTCACTGAATTCAAGTACACAACTGCTGATGGAGTTTTGCACAAGTTATATTTAAGCGCGATTATTGACGGCCATGATCGCCGGATTGTCTCTTATGTCATCGGCGACAGGAACAATACTGCACTGGCTTTTGAGACAATGGAAAAGGCACTTAAAGAGAATCCTGGAGAACATCCAATGATTCATACCGACCGCGGATTCCAGTATACAAGCAACGGATTCCATAAGATTGTTGAAAAAGCAGGACTGGTTCACAGCATGTCCCGTGTAGGCTGCTGTGCAGACAACGGTCTGATGGAAGGGTTCTGGGGAATGCTGAAGCGCGAACGTTACTACACACGTAAATTCACCAGCCGTAAAGCAGTGGTAAGCATGATCAACGGCTACATCTACTTCTACAACAACAAACGCATTCAGCGCAAATTACATCTTTTAGCTCCAATGGAAGTATTCAACGCAGCTCCAATGGCTGCATGATTAAGATTAAAGTACGATTAGATTTTTTATGATATTTATTTGTCTGTATTAACAAATCCGCACCACTTCTCCTCCCGGAGCAAGGTCAAAGGCATTCTTCCCCGCCGGGGCAGGTCAAAACCTTCCGCATCGGGGAAAGTGGCTATGATCATTATCGAAAGTCAAACTTCTCATCCACGCAAAAAGGCTATGACGAAATGATTGCACATTTCGTCACAGCCTCTTTTATTATTTTATTTCATTTTATTTTGTATATTCAGCGTCCCACATGACGTCTTCTACGGCTTTCTTGACGTCGGTGACGGGGATCCTGTTCAGGCCCTGTTTGACGGCGCAGGCAGCGACGGCTTCTGCGACGGCCTTAGTGAATTCGCAGATGCGGGAGACCGGCGGAAGGACGGCTTCGCCTGGCTGCTCTGGATGGATGAAATGAATCGGCACGTGAGCGGCAGCGGAAATCATTTCACGGGATACGCGGCTGGCACCGACGGCGATGCTGCCAAGGCCGAGGCCCGGGTAGATCAGCGCATTGTTTGCCTGACCGATTTTATAGGAAACGCCTTTGTAATTGACCGGATCGGCCGGGATGCCGGTAGCAATCAGGGCTCTTCCGTCAGACCATTCAATGAGGTGCTGCGCGGTGGCTTCGGCGAGTTCTGTCGGGTTGCTCAACGGGAAGATCATCGGGCGGTCGCACCAGGATGCCATGCCTCTGACGATTTTTTCAGTGAATGTGCCAGGTGCTGTCGATGTGCCGACGAGAATGGTCGGGTGGATGGCTTCGACGGCAGCTTCCAGTGTCGTAAGAGCTTCCGGATGTTCAAATTCCGAACGCTTCCTTGCAAACGGTTTCTGTTCCGGAGCGAGGTCCTTCATGTCGTCGAAGAGGAGGCCCTGTTTATCTACCATGTAGAATCTGGACCGGGCTTCTTCTTCGGAGAGGCCTTCATCCATCATTTCTCTCCAGATCCTTGTCACGATACCGCAGCCGGCAGTCCCTGCACCGAAGCACATGTAGACCTGATCGGTCAGCTTCTTTCCGCTGATGTGCATAGCGCCGATGAGGCCGGCCAGTGTGATGATGCCGGTGCCCTGACGGTCGTCATTGAATACCGGGTAGTCGTTGATATATTTTTCAAGGATTTCAGCGGCATGCTCTCTTCCGAAATCTTCG is a genomic window of Veillonellaceae bacterium containing:
- a CDS encoding NAD-dependent malic enzyme, whose amino-acid sequence is MKKTGYDLLQDPFMNKGTAFTLEERKENGLTGLLPPAVETIDQQSDRVYAQYKSEHPGIEKRRYLMEIFNDNRTLFFHAFKKHVAEWMPVVYDPVIAESIETYSDKYVKPQYAAFLSIDHPEEIEETLKKAAEGRKIKLIVVTDAEAILGIGDWGVNGVDISIGKLMVYTAAAGLDPSTVLPVVLDCGTDRKELLNDPMYLGNRHPRVRDASYDAFVDRFVKAVENEFPGVYLHFEDFGREHAAEILEKYINDYPVFNDDRQGTGIITLAGLIGAMHISGKKLTDQVYMCFGAGTAGCGIVTRIWREMMDEGLSEEEARSRFYMVDKQGLLFDDMKDLAPEQKPFARKRSEFEHPEALTTLEAAVEAIHPTILVGTSTAPGTFTEKIVRGMASWCDRPMIFPLSNPTELAEATAQHLIEWSDGRALIATGIPADPVNYKGVSYKIGQANNALIYPGLGLGSIAVGASRVSREMISAAAHVPIHFIHPEQPGEAVLPPVSRICEFTKAVAEAVAACAVKQGLNRIPVTDVKKAVEDVMWDAEYTK
- a CDS encoding AMP-binding protein, whose translation is MMFLHEIIKGADPAHLVFEGEAVVTYGELEKTVARYRNTLYEMGVRQGERVGLYTANRAEFVYVFMAVVSLGAIIIPINNSLVDREVDFILRDSGSMLLITDTALEVSCPSIGIHDLDYKTKKEIAPAAPDFPEDISEDDVCALVYTSGTTGSPKGAMLTHKNLVSNVEQYLQRIPFTPEDKVLCVLPMFHCYGLTTVVNAGLYAHATIVILRSKSPSEITNTIVEHSVTIAIMVPPMYNLLARRGEPEVMKSVHTFISGGASIPQPVSQVFHNRYHHPVQEGYGLTEASPVVCMLPAGKPKYLTSGPVLPGVEAYVRTESGGPYVPGTVGELMVRGSNVMKGYWNKPEETKKVLTEDGWLHTGDLAYMDDDQYIYIVDRIKDLIIMNGENIYPGEVEDCIYEVEGVGECAVVGHPDPLRGQAVWAYVVMKDGYEFDEMKIRRHMSKNIASYKIPRRFIPLDALPKNATGKILKRALRDN